The following proteins come from a genomic window of Oncorhynchus masou masou isolate Uvic2021 chromosome 25, UVic_Omas_1.1, whole genome shotgun sequence:
- the LOC135513503 gene encoding alpha-(1,3)-fucosyltransferase 7-like — protein MFLSGVMIFSISLYLFHMRLQAEIGTTHQHQLRNLTILLWHWPFSRPYSLEGDVCSDEYGIPGCLLSDNTSLYLQADVVVFHHHELRTGRSAVPLHLPRPASQRWLWLSLEPPVNNGNLTQYKGLFNWTMSYRADADVPMPYGKTVEVSPNSNSSSYVIPKKGACLASWVVSNYSPDHARSQVYQSLRKYIPIEVYGHWLKRPLTDQSLIPTIGRCNFYLAFENSVAIDYITEKLWRNAYQAGAVPVVLGPSRSNYEALVPSGSFIHVSDFSSTERLAAFLQQLATDRGRYEAYFKWRQTHEIKTYTDWRERLCNICIIYHRLPAKKVYYDLDGWANR, from the coding sequence ATGTTCCTCTCCGGCGTCATGATCTTCAGCATCTCCTTGTACTTGTTCCACATGAGGCTGCAGGCTGAGATAGGGACCACTCATCAACACCAACTCAGGAACCTCACCATTCTGCTGTGGCACTGGCCCTTCAGCCGCCCCTACAGCCTGGAGGGAGACGTTTGCAGCGACGAGTACGGTATCCCAGGCTGCCTCCTCAGTGACAACACCTCCCTGTACCTTCAGGCAGATGTGGTGGTCTTCCACCACCATGAGCTGAGGACGGGTCGCTCCGCCGTGCCTCTCCATCTCCCACGGCCGGCCTCCCAGCGCTGGCTCTGGCTCTCCCTGGAGCCCCCGGTGAACAACGGCAACCTGACCCAATACAAAGGACTGTTCAACTGGACCATGAGCTACCGAGCAGACGCTGATGTACCAATGCCCTATGGGAAGACGGTGGAAGTTTCAccaaacagcaacagcagcagctatGTGATCCCTAAGAAAGGGGCTTGCCTGGCCAGCTGGGTGGTCAGCAACTACAGCCCTGACCATGCCAGGAGTCAAGTCTACCAGAGCCTAAGGAAATACATTCCTATAGAGGTGTATGGCCACTGGCTAAAGAGGCCACTGACTGACCAAAGTCTGATACCCACCATTGGCCGCTGTAACTTCTACCTGGCCTTTGAGAATTCGGTGGCCATAGACTACATCACTGAGAAGCTGTGGAGGAATGCCTACCAAGCAGGGGCAGTACCCGTGGTTCTGGGGCCCTCTCGGTCTAACTATGAGGCCTTGGTGCCCTCAGGCTCGTTCATCCATGTCAGTGACTTCAGCAGCACAGAGCGTCTGGCTGCCTTCCTACAGCAGCTGGCCACAGACAGAGGGCGTTATGAGGCTTACTTCAAGTGGCGTCAGACCCATGAAATCAAGACATAcacagactggagagagaggctctgtaaTATCTGTATCATCTATCACAGACTGCCAGCTAAAAAGGTGTACTATGATCTGGATGGATGGGCCAATAGATAA